CATCCCAGCAGTATACTCCTCTCTCGTCACCCAAGAGCCAGGGTCCTTCcagtcccagggtagagtctggcctgtgtttgtggactccttccataggctttgggattgttgttttcttatttctaatatctgcccctggtggatgaggctggactagaggcttatgcagggttcCTGGCGGGGgagtcagtgcctgcccactgctgcatgaagcttggtcctgggcctctggtgggtagggcccaCCAGTGTCTAGAGGTGTCTGTGGCTCAGGAAGCCtgctgatggggggggggggactgtgTTCCCaacctgtatgttgtttggcctgaggcttccctgcaggctgttgtgtggggctaggtcttggtgcaaatgatccaatcaagatatcagcctccaggaaagctcatgtaggtGAACACCCCCCAGAATGTCTTCCATCAGCTTTTATGTCCCCGGGTGAGCTATATCCATCCCCTACCTCTCCAGGAGatcttccaaaaccagcagggaggtctggcccaggttctatgaaatcactgcctctgccctgggaccTGGCTCATGTGAGAGTCTGTATACACTTccaaagagaatgaagtctctgtttcccccagtccagTGGGGCTTCTGGAGCTAAGCCCCACtcgccttcaaaaccagatgtcttggggtctcctcctcctctcaatgccagaaccctgggctgaggagcctgacgtggggcttagaactctcacaACTGTGGGAGGGCATCTGCAACTTAACTATTCCTCAGCTTGTGGGCCGCCCACTCGGAGGTCTGGGGCCCAGTTATATCGTGAGAAcacccctcctaccgtcctgctgcagtgccctctttatgtttccagttgaagaaatcttttttgctagattccagtctttttcccgatggttgtttagcagtcagttgtggttttgttctttgcttaaatttttttgcaCTGAGTGTCCACgatggagagggtgggagagaggccaGGTGACCCCTAAAGGCCCTTAGTCTCCAGCGTTGATGATCCTAAGAGTGGGATTCTGGGGCTCAGATTCTAAATTTCTGAAGATCTTTAAGCAGGAGGCAAAGCAATTGGCTCAAAATCTTTTCACCTGGAAAGTCAGATGTGTAAAAACGAACATGTACAGGAAACTTCATTATGTAGGCCCTCAGTCCAGTTGGAGTGAATCTGGACAAGCGTGGATAGCATCTTGAAAATACCCTCAAGACAGCTGAAACCACCCCACATAAGACCAACTCTATAAACTTTGAAAGTTCTTCATAGAAATAATGTTTGGCAAATCATAATTGGCTAATTAATTGTTCTGCAAATGGGTCTTTCAAGAATTGACTATCAGTTTAATTGGCTTTTGGAGGATTGTCTTAGTGCCCTTGGGACCAAAGCTGTAAGCTCTGAAAGTTCGCCTGAGTCTTGGACTCTAAAGCTGGGTCTGGAGCTCTGTATCTGCTGGGAGGATGGGGGTGCTGGTACCTGCTTCAATGAGCTCCCTCAGTGAGTCATCCAGTAGATTCTCGTGGACCTGGGTGGCCTCCTGGGAAGAAAGAGGCCTCAATCCTGCCAGAGTCCCATGTCTCCTCATCCCTGGagcaccctcctcccttccctccagcttcTGTGCCCCTCCTCATGTTTTCCTGATTGGTCCACCTGCCCCACCCGACTTGGTACCTCCTGCTTCACTTTCTCCAGGCCTTTGAGCAGGGCCATCTGGAAGTTATCCACCAGGACAGCAATCACCAGGCTGGGGCGGAGACAGTGGGGCACTCTCAAGGAGGAGGCCATAGGCAAGGCCCTGCACCCTCTTCTGGATTCACTGTGGCATAACCATGGTGAAAGGGGAGGAGTGGGACCCGGGGTTAGGTGTTGTGGGGGTAAAGCTGGGGAGCACAAGGGTGGGGTCCTCACTTGAGGAAGATGAAGTATTGGATGATGATATAAATCATGAGAATGGGGATGATGTACCAGGCACCTGGGAGAGAGGGCGTTGTTCGAGCTGTGAGTTCCTTGCCAGCCCTCCCCATTCCCGTGTCAGCAAGCATCAGAAGCCCCACCTGGCAGATAGGGTAACTGAGCCCTCTGGGTCTGCACACCCAGCCAGACCCTGCCCTCCACTCAGCCTGAGGtctgccccaccctgggcccGGCTGTCCATGTAGATGAGGGACCAGTCGTCCAGGGTGAGCAGGGTGAAGAGTGTGAAGATGGTGGTGAAGATGTTCTGGAAGCGCTTCGGATCAGATTGGCGGAATAGCGCCCGGAACACCACAGAGAAGAGGACTGGTTGTTCAGGGCCAAACCTGGCACACAGAGTCCCCATCTCCCCCAgtttccccctccctgccccctgccagcTCCTGGTCCCTCCCCGCAACTCCGTCCAGCCCAGCACCTCATGTTCCCACCCCAGAATGCGTGGCATGGATACAGAGGCAGGTAAACATGAGGATGAGGATGGCAGTGATGGACGGCAAGGACCGGGCCAGGGTCCCAGTCACTTCCTGGAGGCTGGTCAGGAAGCTGTGGGCAGAGGTTGAGAAGGAGGCTGAATCAGTGGAAGTGGGGATCTGTGCCTGGCAGCCAGAGCTGACCTGAGACAGGAGGTCCCTGATTTGTTAGTGACTTGGAAGAGTCCTGACCCCTCTCTGGAAACTGAAGAGATAGATCCGAGTGGATGGCAGGAGGCTTATCAGGAAAGCAGGCTGGAGTCTGCGCCTCCCCATCCCTCATCACTTGAACAGGTCACAGCAGATTCCTTGGGAGCCCAGGCCCATTGTTCCCTCTTCCTTCAGAGTCCCCACACCAGGGTGGGCAGCTGTGGTCCCGCTGACCTGAGCCTCCGCAGGACCCAGATAGCCCGCAATGTTCGCAGGCTCTTGAGGACCTTGACGATCCGGAAGGTGTTTTGGTTGTAGACAGCGTGTGTGAAGGAGGGAGAGTTGAGATGCATGAGCATGAAGTCCAGCACGGCTAAGACCATGATGAAGAAATCTGAGGGcatagggaggggagggggcggctcGGTGTCATGGGCTCCTGCCTGGGCCCCTAGCCCAGACCCACAGTCCTCCTGGTGCCAACACCCCCTGCTTCCCACCACACAAACATatacagacacatgcacacacacacacacacaaaggctcCACCCTTACCCACCCAGTTTGTTCCAGGGGTCAGAAAAATACTTGAGACCCAGAGCAACGATCTTGAGCACAGCTTCCACCACATAGATGCAGAGGAAAATGGAGTCCAAAGCCATGAAGTGCCACTCTGTGGGGACACAGGGGGCTCGCTCAAGGCCCTCCCCAGTGACCCCagcccctcactcctccccactGGAACCACACACACAGCAATTTAAGGAGAACCTGGCTCTGCCCAATGGCTGTGTGTCTTCACTGCTCTGTGTCTCACTTTTGTTGTCTATCAAATAGTGATAATAAGTCTGCCTGATAGAGTTTCCATGAGCATTAAATGCATTTAACATAGTAAAGGGCTTAGAATAGAACCTGAAACAGCTTGCAAGAAACACCAGTcactcttcttcttctctccttaGTTGATGTGCCCTGTGGCAGGtcctttccttcattctgctCCCCAGGTTTCAGGGGCCTCCTTCCCTGGTTTCCCACTCTCACCATCTCTTAGGTTCTGGGCAGCCTTCTTGGGGAAAGCAGCGCACCTAGAGCTGATGCGCCACCTGGTGGCTGCAGTCATGAACAGTACATCCTCAAGTTGAGAGGGCTTTTCTGtctctggctggctggctgacttCAGCAAAACTCTCTGAGCCACACTCTAACGCAgcgagggtgggggtggaggatgggatgCTGCCTACTTCCGAGGATCAAATGGCCCAAGTTCTATGAGTCACTAGGCACTTGGTCAGGCCCACAGGAGGCCTGGAACATCAATGGCCTCCTCCATATGAACCGGGCTCCCTAGCACTTACCGCCCCGGATCTCAACTTGAGCGAAGGTCTGGGCCACGAGCATGACGGTGTTGAGGCAGACAATGAAGAGGATGAAGCCTTCAAAGGCTAGGGACTCAGTCAGTCTCCTGAGCATTCTCCGGATGTCCCAAATGAAGTAGCTTAATTTTTCCCACAACCAATAGAAGAGGTCCACAGCATGCAGCCTCCTGTGGGTCCGCTGGGCTCGGCCAGCTGCAAAGAGGCCAGAAAGCCAAGCCTGTGTGGAACGGGACACGGGGGTCCCAGGCGCCCTCTCCAGCCTGCCTGCTTGCCTGCCATGTGCCTCCGTGCTAGTCTTGTACTAGTATTGGGGCCACAGGCTTGAGCCGTTCCCTGGCAAGTCAGCCTGATTGGGATTTGGGGTCTGCCTGGGCACATCGCGGGGCTCACGCTCCTGCACCTCTGTGCTTTTCTTTACTCACATGGCAGCTTGTACACAGAAGACCCCATCCTCTTCACCGCCCCATCCTCCTGGTAAACTCTCTCTCTCCAAGATTCTAGTGAAACATCTCCCCCTCTTGACTGCCCTCTCTACCCCCAAACAATTAGACACTCGCCCTTCAGCCTGTTTGTGAGGCTGTTGCCGTGTTTACTGAACTATCGGGGGCCAAGTTTGGGGGATTGCGTGTTATCAGTCAAAGTCCCTCTTGCCCTCAGACAAGGCCCTCATTCAGGCACTGGTTCCAAaactctgccctcaagaagctcacagtTTAGTGGGGGACATGTGGACAAACAGAACCTACAGTGGTGAATGTTCCTATCTGGAGGATAGACCCCTATCACTGGGGATGGTCTGGGATTGGTTGTGTAAGTGACCACCCCCAGCTTTCATACTAGACAAGAGGAAACATTTGAGAAGTGGACACACGAATAAAAGCAACagtgactgaatgaacaaatggctGGCAGACTGAGGAGGTGCATAATTCCAGGAATAAAAGATTGGCTGATGGACAGTCAGGCGAGTGAATAGCCAATGGGATGCACACGCAGGTGAGCACAAGCCTCATGATCCTTGGAAGGACATGCTGGCCGGACTCAGGTCTGGCCTCCGGGCcaggcagctggggtggggggaggggggagagcaAAGACTCACTTTTGCGCTTCTGAAACTGCTCATCTCCTTTAGGCCAGCTTTCTGAGGTGTTAAAGGAGGAATCCTGAGGATGGACTTTGTTGGAGGTCTGGAAATCAGGTGAGTGAACTGTGCTACAGGAACAAGCCAAGTTCCGGTCTGAGCTCTGTATGTTTGTCTTGCTAGGTTGGAGGACTATTGGATGAGAAAAGACAGAGCTGAGGGAGGCTCTGGCCACGCTGGGGGATGTGTGTGGGCCAAGGAGTTGGGAGCTACCCTGATGGTACTCCCTGTGGTAGTGCTCTCCGTGGGGGAGATCGTAAGGATGTGCACTGTGGTGGTGCTCCACATGGTGCCCATGGTGGCCACGGTGGTGCTTGTCGTGGTGGTGCTCACTGTGGTGGTGAGGTAGCTCAGGGTGGTAGGACCCCATGGTAGTAGGCCTTCTGTGATGGCGGGCTTCCCGATGATGAGGCCCAACACGGTGATAGGCCTCACTGTGGTCGGGGGTTCACCAGAGTGGTGGGAGTCTTTACAGTAGTGAGGTTTACCTTGTGGATGGAGCCCACTCTGGTGGGGAGCCTCACTGTGGTGGTGAAGCCCACCATGGTGGTAGGACTCCCTATGGTGGTGGGGGCCCCCATGATGTCTTCTGCTACCAGAGTGGGGCTCATCATCAAAGTGGTCCTCACCATAGGAATGGTGGGAGGGAACAGCGTCatggggaggagccagggaaaGGGATGTGGCGTGGTGGGCTCCGCTGTGATGGTGGGCCTCAGCGtggcgtggggggtggggggagttggggGAATGGCAGCAGAAGGCATCGTCACGGAAGTCTTGGAGCTCACCAAGGTGCTGAGATCCACCAAGATGACTGGATACGCCACGAAGGTGGGACGCACTGCCGTGACGGGGCTCTTGACGGTGGTGGGCTGCACTATGGCCTGGCCCATGGTGCGGCAGTGGCGAGCTGGGGTGAGAGAGCACATCCAAGTCCTTGGTGTCTGTCTCACTTGGAGCCTTTTCAGCCATCGAGGGTTGCTCCATGActgtgctgggaaagctggaatGAGGAAAGCTCAAGACGTGGCCCCTGAAGGCCCCATCCTGTATTGCCTTTCTCACGTAGTCTGTGGCACTGGGCTCCTAGGAAAGCCCAGCTTCTCGTGGAATTCTCCCGTCTATGATGTCACAAGCAGGCCCCTTCCCAGGCCTGACTCCCAAGTCTCCCCCTGGGCTGCAGTTCAGAATCCAGGATCACTGCGTCTGACCTCTTCATTATAAAGAGAAGAAACCAAGGTCaagaaaggggaagggacaggTCCAAGGTGACCAGGAAGGTCAGTGGCAAAGCTGGACAAGGAATTCCAGGGTATTACCACAGACCCAGCAGTTGCTTTAGCTCTGTATTGGAAAGCACTTGAAGAGGTCAAATGGTCCAGTCCTCAGTTCTACCTAATACCAACTGGCTCTGAGGTTCAAATGGCCCAACTTCTTCGAAAGTACGTGTGTGACTTTGGGCTAGTTGCTTAATCTTagtatgcctcagtttcttcctctgtaaaatggggataatagcacctacctcataggatcAAAAAAGATATGTAAAGCTTATACTAATGGCACGATAGCATTAATTGGTATTATTATTCTCTCCTTGATCATTGACAGTGATGGAAACCCCACTCAGATTATCACTAAAACTATCAGCCATTATTTATTGAAGACCTACTTTAGGCACTTTTAATTTAACCCCACAATAACCCCCCATGATGAATATCATTTTTCCACTTTACAGAAAAAGGTCCTGTGGCTCAGAGAATATAAATgagttgctcaataaatagcaACTTAAAATCAACACTAACTGTAAACTTCTTCAGCACCATGCTGGACTGTCTTTGTGCTATAACCCACTGCAATTCATTCATATCCAGTGCAGCTCTTCTGGAAGCCTTCAGGTCCCTCCTTTGACTACAGCTGCTTCCTGAGTGCTTGGTCACAGCCAAGTCTATAGTGACATGGGGTATCGGGTTCCCAGCGATGAAAGAGACagggcccctgccctcaaggggctcacTGTCTGTTGCCAGCAGCAGACAAGGAAAGAGTTTGTGGTAGGACTGTTAATCATTCCACAAATCCATTCTCCTCGTCTTCCTGACATATGGCATCCCAACTAGAGATGGCATTTCCTGAGGTGCCTTGCATCTAGGCATGGCCGAAGGGTGCAAGCAGAAgcttatacacacatacattcattttcatattctctttcattaaaggttattacaaggtattgaatatatttctctgtactatacagaagaaatttgtttttttaatctatgtttatatatagtggttaacattccCAGCGTTATTTTCGAACTTTATGCTTTGTGATGCCAGCGCTTTCCAAGATAGACAGTCATTCAGCAGCCTCAGAAAACAGGTTAGAGGTTGTTAGAGGTTGTTTGACCCTGTCTGCAGTGCGCAGTGGGTGAGGCCTTTCTCAGTTTCCAGCATGAGATCAAGAAGTCTGTTGATCATTTGTGAACACTGTATTGCCCCGAGAGGAAGAGGTAGACTGCTGACATCAGCTTCGCCCTCCTCAGttacctcctcccacctcccctcacgACTGATGACTGACTTATGGGAGCAAACACACTTTCTGTGAcagaaaatcagaggaaaattttctcctaaagaaataatttttacgTGCTGTGACTCTGCAGTCCCCTTGCCGCTTTGCAGTTGATGTGAATGTTTTAAAACACGATTTATGCAGGCTAGAAGTGAATTTCAGcatgatttcagtatttttttgcGAGTTTCCTGCTTAGTTATTTATTATGCCCTTTTATTGTATGTCTTATTAGCATTTGTGTTTTACAAATGTGTCTAACTACTCAATGTGGTGATATTTTATGACCAGTtgtgaaatgaaagaggagatgcTTACAAATATGCTTAATTTGTTTGCTTATTGTGGACAAATCTGGTAGGGTTAGTGGTAAAGAATTATAATTTACAAACGTAGCAATAGCATcagcaaaattgaaaaaaactacaaatttcAGGCATTTGACAAACAAATGCACTAATTTCTATCTATGGTGTCTCGAACAGATTAAGGCTTTTATTTTA
This Camelus ferus isolate YT-003-E chromosome 10, BCGSAC_Cfer_1.0, whole genome shotgun sequence DNA region includes the following protein-coding sequences:
- the CATSPER1 gene encoding cation channel sperm-associated protein 1; the encoded protein is MGQAIVQPTTVKSPVTAVRPTFVAYPVILVDLSTLVSSKTSVTMPSAAIPPTPPTPHATLRPTITAEPTTPHPFPWLLPMTLFPPTIPMVRTTLMMSPTLVAEDIMGAPTTIGSPTTMVGFTTTVRLPTRVGSIHKPAITEGLLPWGPTTLSYLTTTVSTTTTSTTVATMGTMWSTTTVHILTISPTESTTTGSTIRTSNKVHPQDSSFNTSESWPKGDEQFQKRKTGRAQRTHRRLHAVDLFYWLWEKLSYFIWDIRRMLRRLTESLAFEGFILFIVCLNTVMLVAQTFAQVEIRGEWHFMALDSIFLCIYVVEAVLKIVALGLKYFSDPWNKLDFFIMVLAVLDFMLMHLNSPSFTHAVYNQNTFRIVKVLKSLRTLRAIWVLRRLSFLTSLQEVTGTLARSLPSITAILILMFTCLFLFSVVFRALFRQSDPKRFQNIFTTIFTLFTLLTLDDWSLIYMDSRAQGAWYIIPILMIYIIIQYFIFLNLVIAVLVDNFQMALLKGLEKVKQEEATQVHENLLDDSLRELIEAEPEEALSEHTRQKQLVEKQFGTMTEKQQELLFHFLQLAAGVEHYQQKFRSQAAVIDEIVDTAFEAGEEDFRR